The Streptomyces venezuelae genomic interval CGCCTTGTCCGGCTGCCGTGCGTGAACCGCCATGAGCGGGGCCCGGCGCTGCGCGGCTTCGGCGAAGGCGACGTCGACAGCCTTGTCGCTGTCCGCAGAGCCGTCGATCCCCAGGACGACGGGCCCCGCGTCAGCGGAGGTCCGGTGCGCTTCGCGGACCGTCATCACCGGGCAGTGGCTCCGGGAGGCCAAGGACACCGGTGTGGATCCCAGCATCAGGCCCGCGATGCCTCCCATACCTCTGGAGGCGACGACGATGAGCTGCGCGGATCGCGACTCGACTTCCAGCACGTGCACCACATCGCCCGTCACCACGGCCCCGGTCACCACGAGCCCAGGGGCCACGGCACGGGCGTGGGCGACAGCATCGTGGACCAGAGTCCTGGAAGCCGGGTCCGGCACCGCGAGCCTGGGCTTGATCGGCGCCTCTGCATGCACCACACGCAGCTCCGCACCGCGTCGTGCCGCCGCCGCTGTGGCTGCTTCCACCGCGGTGAGGCTCATCGCCGAACCGTCCACACCGACCACGACCGGTCTGCCCATAGCTGGCTGCTCCCGTTCAACTCGGGTTTCCCGGCCTGGCTTCGCCGACACGTCGCTGCAACTCCTGCGGGCCACCGCACCACGCCATGGATACGTGTTCATGGCGGCGACCGGCCCACGGCCTGGCCGCGTCTACGACCTCCGCCACATGTGTCTCACGATCTGGTTCGACATCGGCATCCCGCCCAGGTCGCCGCCGCAGGCATGCGCCGCTTCGCCGCGCCGCACATCAGAGCCCACGGTCGCCTCGCACCTGACCGGGCGCGCTGCTGCTCCCGGCCGTCTGCCACTGCTCGGCGATGCTGTCCGCGAGGTCGGCCGGGTCGAGGTACCAACAGACGGAGTGCTTCTGGATCCCGAGCACCCCGGCGACGGTACGGATGTGCCTCTCGATGGTGTCGGCGACCGCACCCGGGCGGACGGTCACGCCCCGTGGGCCAGCTCGGCCAGCGAGATCGCGTGCCGACTCCTCTCCGGCTGCTCAGGCTGCTCGGGTTCCGGGGCGGGTTCGGTGGCGTGCCTGCCTGCGTAACACCTTCACTCCCATGCCGGCTCCGCCGTCCGCACCGGCAGTCCGGGGTGCCTCTGTCCGCCCGCGCCTGGGGTGCCGACCCGGGCGCACCGTCGTGATCGCAATGCCTCGTGTTCGGCAGCCTCTGCCTGACATCCGCCCCACGAGGGACAGGACAGCACCTCTCCCCTGAGCGACGGC includes:
- a CDS encoding universal stress protein — its product is MGRPVVVGVDGSAMSLTAVEAATAAAARRGAELRVVHAEAPIKPRLAVPDPASRTLVHDAVAHARAVAPGLVVTGAVVTGDVVHVLEVESRSAQLIVVASRGMGGIAGLMLGSTPVSLASRSHCPVMTVREAHRTSADAGPVVLGIDGSADSDKAVDVAFAEAAQRRAPLMAVHARQPDKAPVGAAPESAEQVLAQATAGRADTYPDVTVRHDLVDATAREALLHASEAAQLLVVGARGHSRLAGLFLGSVSQAVMTHAHCPVVTVRRTT